The DNA region GTTTGCTCAACGAGGGCGATCGTGCGCTGATCGACGCCACGGTTCTGCCAGGGCGCCTGCCCAATCTGGTGATCGGCGAGCAGGTCACGGCCCGGATTGCCGAACAGCTCAGCAATAATCAGGTTGCGGTGCTGATCAAGAATGCCCTGTTCACCCTGACCTTGCCCAATGGCATGCAGCCCAAGGGTGATACCCTGACGCTGCGGGTGGCCAACCTCAAGCCCAATCTGACCTTTTCCCTGCAGGGAGAGGGGCAGGAGGGCGAGGCCAAGGACAGTTCTGTCCAGGTGGATCTGAGTCCGGCTTCCCGTTACCTGACGCGTCTGCTTTCCTCCGCCAATCAGCAGGATGCGGCCGGTCCGGGCGCCGGCGGGGCCGGTGGTGCCAAAGAAACCGAGCAGGGCAATGCGGCCTCGGCCGCTGCCAGGGCGGCCGGCGATGCAGCGCTGCTGAAGGATTATGCCACGACCTCCTCCGGCTCAAATCCCTTGCTGAGTCTCAAGCCAGGGCAGGCCGGCGGGACCGTCGCACTGGACGCCCAGCAACAGCAGCCGGCACAGGTGGCCGATCACCTCAAGCAAGGGGTTGAGAAAAGCGGGTTGTTTTACGAGTCACATCTGAAGGCCTGGGATCAGGGCAAGTTGCCGCTGTCGCAACTGCAGCAGGAGCCTCAGGCCAAGCTGGGGCAGGCTCTGCAGGATCCGCAGCTGGCGCATGACAAGGCCTTGCCGGAACTGGGCAATCTGGTGCAGCGCCAGCTCAATGCCCTGGAAAGCCAGCAGGTCCCGTTGCAGGGATTTGCCTGGCCCGGTCAGCCGATGCAAATGTTGATTCAGCCCGAGCAGAAGGACGATCGCGAGGGGCATGGCGACAGCGAGGAGACGCATGCCTGGAGTACCCACATGTCGCTTAACTTGCCGGTGCTCGGAGGGCTGTCAGCCCGCGTCCGGCTGGTCGGCAATGCGGTGCAAATCGCTTTTGTTACCGAAGAGGCTTCAGCCGGCGGGCTGATCCAGAATCACAGCCAGAAATTGTCCGATGGCCTGGCGGCTGCCGGCCTCGATCTGGCCACCTTGTCAGTCAAGCATGAAGAAGCCAACCCAGAAAAATGATCCCCTGCGCCGCTCGGCGCTCGCCCTGTCCTATCAGGAGGGTACCCCGGCCCCGCGCGTGGTCGCCAAAGGCTATGGCCAGACGGCGGAGCGTATCATCGAAAGTGCCCGGCAGGCCGGCGTCTTCGTGCATGACTCCCCCGAATTGGTGTCCCTGCTGATGCAGGTCGATCTTGATCAGCAGATTCCGCCCGAACTCTATCGGGCGGTTGCCGAGGTTCTGGCCTTCGTTTACTACCTGGAGAAGCAGGCAGAGAAGCAGTCTTTCGAGTTGAATGCCTGGTTACCCTCGGTCAAGCAATCCATTCTGCCTTCCCCCTGATTCCGACTGGCCGGATGGTCGGAATTTCCTTATGCTTTGATAATTTCGTTTCTGAATGGGTCATCATCATGTTGAAAGTCGGTTATGTCGGGCTCGGCATCATGGGGCGTCCTTGCGCGCTGAACTTGCTGCGTGCGGGCTTTGAAGTACAGGTCTGGGCCAGACATCCGGAGCGTGCCCAGCCGGTACTGGATGCAGGCGCCATCTGGCGCGACAGTCTGCCCGAGCTGGCCGGCGCGGTGGATGTGCTGATTACCAATCTGTCGGATACGCCTGATGTCGAGCAGGTGCTGCTGGGGGCCGGCGGGGTCATCGAAGGGGCCAGGACCGGTCTGATTTGTGTCGATATGAGTACCATCTCCCCCTTTGGTGCACGTCGCATTGCCAGCCAGCTGGCCGAGCGTGGCATCGATTTTCTCGATTGCCCGGTATCGGGCGGGGAGGTTGGTGCCATCAACGGTACCCTGACGGTCATGGTCGGCGGCAAAGAAGCCGCGCTGGAACGCGTGCGCCCGGTTCTGGAGGCCATGGGCAAGACGATTACCCGCATCGGCGACGCCGGTGCCGGTCAGGTGGCCAAGGCCTGCAACCAGATCGCCGTCGGCGTGGGGGTCACCATGGTGGCCGAACTGATGAAACTGGCCACGGCCTGCGGGGTGGATCCGGTGCCGGTACGCCAGGCGCTGATGGGGGGCTTTGCCGCCAGTCGTGTGCTGGATGTGCATGGCCAGCGCATGATTGATGACAACTACGTCCCGGGCTTCAAGGCGAACCTGCATCTCAAGGATATGGGGATCGTGCTGGACTGCGCTCGTGAACTGGGCATTTCCCTGCCGCAATCGGAACGCGTCACCGCCATGATTCGTCAGCTGGTGGCTCAGGGGGATGGTGAGCTTGACTCCGCAGCCATCGCCCGCTTCATCTTGCAAGGCGAAGACGCTCGTCATGACTGAACTGCCGATTCCGCAGGAACCGCATCATCTTGCCCAGGTGCTGGCACTGACGAAATTCGGTCAGCAGTGCCAGCAGGATTTCGAGGCCGCCCGGCGCGAAGTTTGCCAGGCGTTTGGCCTGGCCGGCGATCAGACCGATGATCCGATCGTCTACGCCATGCTGTTGCTCAATGCACAGCGCCTGGAGGAGGCGCGTCAGTTGCTGCTTGAGCAGGCGCTGGCGACACCGGAGAAATTCCCGTCGATCTATGCCTTGCTGGCCTGCGTTTTCAAGTATTTCAATGCCGGCATGACGATTGATCAGCTGGCCGGCTTTGCCATCGAGCCGATGCTGCAGCTCTATCAGGCCAATCCGGCCTCACCCACCATACAGCTCGGCCTGCTGGACATGTTGCTGTATCTGGGGCTGCCCGACGAGTGTAGTCAGGTACTGGCGCAGTCCGATGCGGTGATGTTTGCCCAGGAGGCGGCCGAGCTGGCGGCGCTGCGCGACAGGATTGCCGGGCAGCAGGATCGCTGTCGTCTGTCGGTCGTCATGCTGACCTGCCGCCGTCCGGCCTTGCTGCGTCACACCCTGCAGATCCTGCAGCAGGCGCTGCAGGAGACGGATGTCGAAATCATTGTCGGCATCAACGACGACCTGCCGGAGACGCGCGCCGTGCTGCAGCAGGCCGGTATCGAGCACACCATCGAGAGTCCGGGCAATATCGGCTGGGAGCTCTACAAGCAGGTCTTTGCCGAAGCGCGCGGCGAATTCATCATCGAGCTCGATGATGACATCGCCGAGCTCCCTGCCGGTTTTGACCAGCAGATCATCGCCTGCCTGCAACAACGCGCGGATCTGGGCCTGGTCGGCCACTGGCCCGTCGGCTTTGTTGACGCGCAGGATGGCCGGGCGATCGAACCGGCACCTTCCTACCATGTCCGTGAAGAAGTTGCCGGCTTGCCGTTTGGCATCGGCCCGGTCGCCGGGGTCTGCGCCGGCATGCGCCGGCGCGACTTCCTGGCCATCAACGGCTTTGCCCGTGCCAGTCTGGGCCGGATGTCGGGAGAAGAGCCGCAACTGATCCGCAAACTGGCACTGCACGGCAAGTATTCCGGGGTCATCTTCGATCAGGGCTTGCGGGTCTATCAGGACCACTGAGACGGCAGCCCCTCGCCGAGTTGAAACATTTCTTGCAAAAACAGTCGTGGTTGAACCAAAATTTACGCATTCATCATTAATCATTGCTGCAAAATGAAAATGGGAATGGTATAAAATAGAGGTTCAACCCGCCTGCAGGCGGGAAAAAGCGAGGGGGCGTCCGGAAATGAACGTATCGCTGACCAAGGCTGTACTGCAAAGATTGCCTGATCTGAGTGTGCATGTGCTGGTGGCCAGGGCCATCCGCCTGGATGTGCTGCAATATTTTCAGGTCATCCCTCCCGTGCTGGATCCCGATGCCGTCGAAAACCTGCTGGTACAGTGGCGTGCGCAATGGCGTGATTTCCCCGGCCCGTGGCAGGGGCAGGGCGCACTGGCGCAACTGGTACGCATGGTGATGAATCAGCAATTCCAGAGCACACTGCCCATGGTCGACATGGCCAACTATGCCGCCTTGCTGGCGCTGTGCCCGGTCAGTGGCTTTGACATGGCCGCCTTGCACGGCAGCCTGACACTCGAGCTGGCGCAAAGCGCGGATGAAGCCTGCCAGCCGGCCCTTTTCCCCGGGGAGCCCGTCTGGCGCGATGGCCGTCAACAGCTTGTCACGCGCCGTCTCAATGCCTGGCAGTCACCCGAGCATCAGTTGTCCGAACACAGTGCCAACATTGTTTTCATCAGCGAACAGCCCCACCGGGCCATGCCGGCGCCTGGCAGGGCCTTTCATTACCTGCAGGCGACCCTGACGCCGTTATGCGACAGTCTGCAGTACACCGTGCTGGATGCACGCCAGCTCGAACTGGCGTGCTGATCGGCCAAGTCAATTCACCTTTACTGAAACCTTTCGCGTTTTTGGGACTCTGATCCACTTCACCGGGACGTCACATGGCACCTCCCGGTCTCTTCCATTTCACGAAGGTATCGCCACCAGCATGTTCAAGAATGATCGCCAATGCGGCTGTATGCTCGCCGTTCTGCTTTGTCTGCCCCTGAGCGCACGCGCGCAGGAAGGCGCTGTCACGCCCGATCCGGCCTCCGCCCAGACGGACAGTTGGTGGCAGCAGGCACGGGACACCGTCAGCACCACCTGGAACGAGGGACAGAACGAACTCTATGTCCCCTTGCATACCTGGCATAACCGGCGGATGTACACCCCGGAAAAGATCGCGGAATACAACGAAAACCCCTGGGGACTCGGGGTGGGGAAATACCGCTACGACGAACAGGGTAACTGGCATGCCCTGTATGCGATGGCCTTTCTCGACTCGCACAACAAGATCGAGCCGATCGCCGGATATGGTTACGAAAAGATCTGGCGGCCCGGCGAGAACTGGCGGCTGGGTGCCGGCTTTACTGTCGGCATGACCGC from Paludibacterium sp. B53371 includes:
- a CDS encoding flagellar hook-length control protein FliK, encoding MIPSLPPNLVNPLTSGPGAGTEAVSPLRLLNEGDRALIDATVLPGRLPNLVIGEQVTARIAEQLSNNQVAVLIKNALFTLTLPNGMQPKGDTLTLRVANLKPNLTFSLQGEGQEGEAKDSSVQVDLSPASRYLTRLLSSANQQDAAGPGAGGAGGAKETEQGNAASAAARAAGDAALLKDYATTSSGSNPLLSLKPGQAGGTVALDAQQQQPAQVADHLKQGVEKSGLFYESHLKAWDQGKLPLSQLQQEPQAKLGQALQDPQLAHDKALPELGNLVQRQLNALESQQVPLQGFAWPGQPMQMLIQPEQKDDREGHGDSEETHAWSTHMSLNLPVLGGLSARVRLVGNAVQIAFVTEEASAGGLIQNHSQKLSDGLAAAGLDLATLSVKHEEANPEK
- a CDS encoding EscU/YscU/HrcU family type III secretion system export apparatus switch protein; this encodes MKKPTQKNDPLRRSALALSYQEGTPAPRVVAKGYGQTAERIIESARQAGVFVHDSPELVSLLMQVDLDQQIPPELYRAVAEVLAFVYYLEKQAEKQSFELNAWLPSVKQSILPSP
- a CDS encoding NAD(P)-dependent oxidoreductase, coding for MLKVGYVGLGIMGRPCALNLLRAGFEVQVWARHPERAQPVLDAGAIWRDSLPELAGAVDVLITNLSDTPDVEQVLLGAGGVIEGARTGLICVDMSTISPFGARRIASQLAERGIDFLDCPVSGGEVGAINGTLTVMVGGKEAALERVRPVLEAMGKTITRIGDAGAGQVAKACNQIAVGVGVTMVAELMKLATACGVDPVPVRQALMGGFAASRVLDVHGQRMIDDNYVPGFKANLHLKDMGIVLDCARELGISLPQSERVTAMIRQLVAQGDGELDSAAIARFILQGEDARHD
- a CDS encoding glycosyltransferase; translated protein: MTELPIPQEPHHLAQVLALTKFGQQCQQDFEAARREVCQAFGLAGDQTDDPIVYAMLLLNAQRLEEARQLLLEQALATPEKFPSIYALLACVFKYFNAGMTIDQLAGFAIEPMLQLYQANPASPTIQLGLLDMLLYLGLPDECSQVLAQSDAVMFAQEAAELAALRDRIAGQQDRCRLSVVMLTCRRPALLRHTLQILQQALQETDVEIIVGINDDLPETRAVLQQAGIEHTIESPGNIGWELYKQVFAEARGEFIIELDDDIAELPAGFDQQIIACLQQRADLGLVGHWPVGFVDAQDGRAIEPAPSYHVREEVAGLPFGIGPVAGVCAGMRRRDFLAINGFARASLGRMSGEEPQLIRKLALHGKYSGVIFDQGLRVYQDH
- the pagP gene encoding lipid IV(A) palmitoyltransferase PagP is translated as MLAVLLCLPLSARAQEGAVTPDPASAQTDSWWQQARDTVSTTWNEGQNELYVPLHTWHNRRMYTPEKIAEYNENPWGLGVGKYRYDEQGNWHALYAMAFLDSHNKIEPIAGYGYEKIWRPGENWRLGAGFTVGMTARQDYNYYPIPVVLPMVSIEYKRFALQSAYVPGGKGYGNVLFTWARWQF